In the Lysinibacillus sp. PLM2 genome, one interval contains:
- the gltA gene encoding glutamate synthase [NADPH] large chain has product MTFHKLPNAQGLYSPSFEHDACGIGFYANIKGKASHEIVKNGLEMLCRLDHRAGRGGDGKTGDGAGLMVQIPDAFYKLNCSELQLPNKGEYGVGQLFFTDNEEDRLSIENKINELIEQEGQSLIGWRTVPTNKSMLSETAKATAPVVRQVFVKAKNVKDSLAFERKLYLIRKQAEFWAKENDKKFYCPSMSSQTMVFKGLLTPEEVSEFYIDLQDESFVSAFAIVHSRYSTNTFPSWERAHPNRYIVHNGEINTLRGNINWMTAREQRFISEAFGEDLQKVLPIVDNSGSDSSMLDNAFEFFVLAGRTPAHTAMMLIPEPWTENPHISDEKRAFYEYHANLMEPWDGPTAICFTDGKQIGSILDRNGLRPARYYVTKDDMIVFSSEVGVVDIEEENVLYKERLSPGRMLLVDLEQGKIVSDEELKSEMAAAEPYAEWLEENKVTVEVKNEEQKEIDQLTTRQKIFGYTFEDVHKYIHPIAESGKDPIGSMGNDSPLAVLSDRPQSLFNYFKQLFAQVTNPPIDSIREHIVTSTMTLLGVEGNLLHPDGQNARRIFLETPILTNNELEQILKIENKHFQSVIISLEFTQSLENELNRIFAEVDKAIEAGKTLIVLSDELEDVNTPTIPILLAVSSLHQYLVRTGKRTLASIIANSGEAREVHHFAALIGFGADAINPYLAYATIGESIENGHLKLSYQDAVKKYRKGAADGVVKVMSKMGISTVQSYRGAQIFEAVGISKEVIDQHFTGTASQIDGIDLETIGEEAKRRHALAMNLSKELESGSDFQWRADGEHHSFNPKTIHTLQWATRKNDIGLYRMYAEMANEERIGFLRNLLEFKKDLKPIPLDEVESVDSIVKRFKTGAMSFGSISKEAHETLAIAMNRLGGRSNSGEGGENPARYEIDENGDNRNSSIKQIASGRFGVKSHYLVNAQELQIKMAQGAKPGEGGQLPGNKVYPWVAEVRGSTPGVGLISPPPHHDIYSIEDLAELIYDLKNSNRYARISVKLVAKAGVGTIAAGVAKGGADVIVISGYDGGTGASPKTSIKHTGLPWELGLAEAHQTLMLNGLRDRVTLETDGKLMTGKDVVMAALFGAEEYGFATAPLIVLGCIMMRACHLDTCPVGVATQNPELRAKFMGKPEHIVNYMRFVAEEMREYMAKLGFRSVEEMVGRTDVLTVSDRAKSHWKAGQLDLSALLYQVQGTRTKQVNQDLRIEETFDLRELLPKVEASIENKEKIELEYSIKNTDRVVGTIIGSEISRKYGEVGLADNTITLKFNGHAGQSFGAFAPKGMTLSCVGDVNDYFGKGLSGGKLVAIAPIKGEQEKNVIAGNVCLYGATSGTAYINGRAGERFAVRNSGANVVVEGIGDHGCEYMTGGRVVVLGDVGKNFAAGMSGGIAYVLPTDEKSFKEKCNMEMIQFERLTDKEEINLVRAMIIQHLEHTDSTVALDVLAKWDQFVPKFIKVVPTDYKDMIEKINRHKFEGLTEELAAMQAFVETTGAKELAISK; this is encoded by the coding sequence ATGACTTTTCATAAACTACCGAACGCACAAGGCCTTTATTCTCCTAGTTTTGAACATGATGCTTGTGGTATAGGATTTTATGCAAATATTAAAGGAAAAGCGTCACATGAGATTGTAAAAAATGGATTAGAAATGTTATGTCGATTAGATCATCGTGCTGGACGTGGGGGCGACGGCAAAACAGGTGATGGCGCTGGACTAATGGTTCAAATTCCTGATGCTTTTTATAAATTAAATTGTTCCGAATTACAATTGCCAAACAAAGGTGAATATGGTGTTGGTCAATTGTTTTTTACTGATAATGAAGAAGATCGACTTTCTATTGAAAATAAAATTAATGAACTGATTGAACAAGAAGGACAAAGTTTAATAGGCTGGAGAACAGTACCTACTAACAAAAGTATGTTAAGTGAAACAGCAAAAGCAACTGCTCCTGTAGTTCGACAAGTATTTGTAAAAGCAAAAAATGTTAAAGATTCATTAGCATTTGAACGTAAATTATACTTAATCCGTAAACAAGCGGAATTTTGGGCGAAAGAAAATGATAAAAAATTCTATTGTCCAAGTATGTCAAGTCAAACAATGGTATTCAAAGGTTTACTTACACCTGAAGAAGTAAGTGAGTTTTATATTGATTTGCAAGATGAAAGCTTTGTGTCAGCCTTTGCAATTGTTCACTCCCGCTACTCGACAAATACATTCCCGAGCTGGGAACGTGCGCATCCAAATCGCTATATCGTACACAATGGTGAAATCAATACTCTACGCGGTAATATTAACTGGATGACAGCTCGTGAACAACGTTTTATTTCAGAAGCCTTTGGTGAAGATTTACAAAAGGTATTACCTATCGTTGATAATTCAGGTTCTGACTCATCGATGTTAGATAATGCTTTTGAATTCTTTGTATTAGCTGGTCGTACCCCAGCCCATACAGCTATGATGTTAATTCCAGAGCCTTGGACTGAAAATCCACATATTTCAGATGAGAAAAGAGCTTTTTATGAATATCATGCGAATTTAATGGAGCCATGGGATGGACCAACGGCTATCTGTTTCACAGATGGTAAGCAAATTGGATCAATCTTAGATCGTAATGGTTTACGTCCAGCTCGTTACTATGTGACGAAAGATGATATGATTGTCTTTTCTTCAGAAGTAGGGGTTGTTGATATTGAAGAAGAAAACGTTTTATACAAGGAACGTTTAAGCCCTGGTCGTATGCTATTAGTAGATTTAGAGCAAGGTAAAATCGTATCTGATGAAGAATTGAAAAGCGAAATGGCTGCTGCAGAGCCGTATGCTGAATGGTTAGAAGAAAATAAAGTAACTGTAGAAGTGAAAAACGAGGAACAAAAAGAAATCGACCAGCTTACGACTCGTCAAAAAATATTTGGCTATACATTTGAAGATGTTCATAAATATATTCATCCGATCGCAGAAAGCGGTAAGGACCCAATTGGTTCCATGGGGAATGACTCTCCGTTAGCCGTTTTATCTGATAGACCACAATCGTTATTTAACTATTTTAAACAGTTATTTGCACAAGTAACCAATCCACCGATTGACTCGATCCGTGAGCATATTGTGACATCAACTATGACTTTACTAGGTGTAGAAGGTAACTTACTACACCCAGATGGTCAAAATGCGAGAAGAATCTTCTTAGAAACACCTATTTTAACGAACAATGAGTTAGAGCAAATTTTAAAGATAGAAAATAAACACTTCCAAAGTGTAATCATATCTTTAGAATTTACGCAATCTTTAGAAAATGAGTTAAATAGAATTTTTGCTGAAGTAGATAAAGCGATTGAGGCAGGAAAAACATTAATCGTTTTATCAGATGAGCTAGAGGATGTAAATACGCCGACAATCCCAATTCTACTTGCTGTAAGTAGCTTACATCAATATTTAGTTCGTACAGGAAAACGTACGTTAGCAAGTATCATAGCAAATAGTGGTGAGGCTCGTGAAGTACATCACTTTGCGGCATTAATCGGGTTTGGTGCCGATGCAATTAATCCATATTTAGCTTATGCAACAATTGGAGAATCGATTGAAAATGGACATTTAAAGCTTAGTTATCAAGACGCAGTGAAAAAATACCGTAAAGGTGCTGCGGATGGTGTTGTAAAAGTAATGTCGAAGATGGGTATCTCGACTGTACAATCTTACCGAGGTGCTCAAATTTTTGAAGCTGTAGGTATTAGTAAAGAAGTGATTGATCAACATTTCACAGGAACAGCTTCGCAAATTGATGGAATCGACCTAGAAACGATTGGTGAAGAGGCGAAACGTCGTCATGCGCTGGCTATGAATTTAAGTAAAGAGCTTGAATCAGGTAGTGATTTCCAATGGCGTGCAGATGGAGAGCATCATTCCTTTAACCCGAAAACAATCCATACATTACAATGGGCAACTCGTAAAAATGATATCGGCTTATATAGAATGTATGCTGAAATGGCAAATGAAGAACGTATTGGATTTTTAAGAAACTTATTAGAATTTAAAAAAGATTTAAAACCAATTCCATTAGATGAAGTCGAATCAGTTGATTCAATTGTTAAACGTTTTAAAACAGGTGCGATGTCATTTGGATCAATATCCAAGGAAGCACATGAAACATTAGCCATTGCAATGAATCGTCTTGGTGGTCGTTCAAATTCTGGTGAAGGTGGAGAAAACCCAGCTCGCTATGAAATTGATGAAAATGGTGACAATCGAAACAGTTCGATTAAACAGATTGCTTCAGGTCGCTTTGGTGTTAAATCTCATTATTTAGTGAACGCACAAGAGTTACAAATTAAAATGGCTCAAGGTGCAAAACCTGGTGAAGGTGGGCAACTACCTGGTAATAAAGTATACCCATGGGTAGCAGAGGTACGTGGCTCAACTCCTGGTGTTGGTTTAATTTCACCGCCTCCACACCATGATATTTATTCGATTGAAGACTTAGCGGAATTAATTTATGATTTGAAAAATTCAAATCGATATGCTCGAATTTCAGTTAAGTTAGTTGCAAAAGCGGGTGTTGGTACAATTGCTGCTGGCGTTGCTAAAGGTGGCGCTGATGTTATCGTTATTTCTGGTTATGATGGAGGTACAGGTGCATCACCAAAAACTTCAATTAAACATACAGGTTTACCTTGGGAGCTAGGATTAGCGGAAGCGCATCAAACGTTAATGTTAAATGGACTACGTGATCGAGTAACTTTAGAAACAGACGGTAAATTAATGACTGGTAAAGACGTTGTAATGGCAGCATTATTTGGTGCAGAGGAATATGGCTTTGCAACGGCTCCATTAATCGTACTCGGGTGTATCATGATGCGTGCTTGTCACTTAGATACTTGTCCAGTCGGTGTTGCAACTCAAAACCCGGAGCTTCGTGCGAAATTTATGGGTAAACCAGAGCACATTGTAAACTACATGCGTTTTGTAGCAGAAGAAATGCGTGAATATATGGCGAAGCTTGGCTTCCGTTCAGTTGAAGAAATGGTTGGACGCACAGATGTATTAACAGTAAGTGACCGTGCAAAATCTCATTGGAAAGCAGGTCAACTTGATTTATCAGCGTTACTATATCAAGTACAAGGTACTCGTACAAAACAAGTAAATCAGGATTTACGTATTGAAGAAACATTTGATTTGCGTGAACTATTACCTAAAGTTGAAGCAAGCATTGAAAATAAAGAAAAAATCGAGCTTGAGTACAGTATAAAAAATACGGATCGTGTTGTTGGAACAATCATCGGTAGTGAAATTTCAAGAAAATATGGTGAGGTAGGTTTGGCTGATAATACGATTACATTAAAATTTAACGGCCACGCTGGTCAAAGCTTTGGGGCATTTGCGCCAAAAGGTATGACACTCTCTTGTGTTGGTGATGTTAATGACTACTTTGGTAAAGGTTTATCAGGGGGTAAATTAGTTGCCATCGCACCAATAAAAGGAGAGCAAGAGAAAAACGTAATCGCAGGTAACGTGTGCTTATACGGTGCAACAAGCGGAACAGCATATATTAATGGTCGGGCCGGAGAACGATTTGCAGTACGTAATAGTGGTGCAAATGTAGTTGTAGAAGGTATTGGAGACCATGGTTGTGAATATATGACAGGTGGCCGAGTTGTTGTTTTAGGTGATGTAGGCAAAAACTTCGCAGCGGGTATGAGCGGAGGTATTGCTTACGTACTACCAACAGATGAAAAGTCATTTAAAGAAAAATGCAATATGGAAATGATTCAATTTGAGAGATTAACAGATAAAGAGGAAATTAATTTAGTACGTGCTATGATTATTCAGCATTTAGAGCATACAGATAGCACAGTGGCACTGGATGTTTTAGCAAAATGGGATCAATTTGTTCCTAAATTTATCAAAGTCGTACCTACAGATTATAAAGATATGATTGAAAAAATTAATCGTCATAAATTTGAAGGATTAACAGAAGAGCTAGCAGCAATGCAAGCGTTTGTTGAAACAACTGGCGCAAAAGAGTTAGCCATTTCCAAATAA
- the metP gene encoding methionine import system permease protein MetP, which produces MINQLFPNVDWEDMWQATYDTIYMTTVSTIATFILGLIIGIILFLTSPNQLWANKVAYFITSSFVNIFRSIPFIVLIILLIPFTKFLLGTIRGANAALPALIVGAAPFYARMVLIALREIDKGVIEAVRSMGAKTSTIIWKLLIPESMPALISGITVTAITLVGFTAMAGIIGAGGLGNLAFIDGFQRSRFDVTLMSTIIILIIVFIIQFIGDFVTSKTDKR; this is translated from the coding sequence ATGATTAATCAATTATTTCCAAATGTAGACTGGGAAGATATGTGGCAAGCTACATATGATACCATCTACATGACGACTGTCTCAACAATCGCAACATTTATATTAGGCTTAATAATAGGGATCATCCTATTTTTAACTAGTCCAAATCAACTTTGGGCAAACAAAGTAGCTTACTTTATCACAAGCTCATTTGTAAATATTTTTAGATCGATTCCATTTATCGTTTTAATCATTTTACTTATTCCATTTACTAAATTCTTACTTGGTACAATCCGTGGTGCTAACGCCGCATTACCGGCATTGATTGTAGGAGCTGCTCCTTTCTATGCACGGATGGTTTTAATCGCACTACGTGAAATTGATAAAGGAGTAATTGAAGCGGTTCGTTCCATGGGGGCAAAAACTTCAACGATTATTTGGAAATTACTTATTCCTGAATCGATGCCAGCCTTAATATCAGGTATTACTGTTACGGCGATTACATTAGTAGGTTTTACAGCTATGGCTGGAATAATCGGGGCTGGTGGACTTGGTAACCTTGCGTTTATTGATGGTTTCCAACGAAGCAGATTTGATGTAACGCTAATGTCTACAATTATTATTTTAATTATTGTATTTATTATCCAATTCATCGGAGATTTTGTTACTTCTAAAACGGATAAACGTTAA
- a CDS encoding lipoprotein, with translation MKKLLSFLLLSVVMLVLAACGSGEDTNTTANEGQTTDNAETTEEQTNETVTLKVGASHTPHAVILEKAKPILAEQGIELEIEEYQDYVMPNQDLESGEINANYFQHIPYLEGEIAQKGYDFVNAGAIHIEPIGIYSQKYKSLDELPDGAEIIISNSVTDRGRILAMLEKEGLIKLSDDIEKTAATVDDIVENPKNLVFKSENESPAPEMLVSLYNEGEGDAIAINSNFAIDAGINPLEESIAIEGSDSPYVNVIAVRSEDKDNEAIKKLVEVLRSQEIQDFILEEWKGAVVPVSE, from the coding sequence ATGAAAAAATTATTATCATTCTTACTACTATCAGTTGTTATGTTAGTATTAGCAGCTTGTGGTTCTGGTGAAGATACAAATACTACTGCTAACGAAGGTCAAACAACAGATAATGCAGAAACAACAGAGGAACAAACAAATGAAACTGTTACATTAAAGGTTGGTGCTTCACATACACCTCACGCAGTAATTTTAGAAAAAGCTAAACCAATTTTAGCTGAACAAGGTATTGAATTAGAAATCGAAGAATACCAAGATTATGTTATGCCAAACCAAGATTTAGAATCTGGTGAAATTAATGCAAACTACTTCCAACATATCCCTTATTTAGAGGGTGAAATTGCACAAAAAGGTTATGATTTCGTAAATGCTGGGGCAATTCATATCGAACCAATCGGTATTTACTCTCAAAAATACAAATCATTAGATGAACTTCCTGATGGTGCTGAAATTATTATTTCTAATTCAGTAACAGACCGTGGTCGTATTCTAGCAATGTTAGAAAAAGAAGGATTAATTAAATTAAGTGATGATATTGAAAAAACAGCTGCAACAGTTGATGATATCGTTGAAAATCCAAAAAACTTAGTATTTAAAAGTGAAAATGAAAGTCCAGCACCAGAAATGTTAGTATCTTTATACAATGAAGGTGAAGGAGATGCCATTGCAATTAACTCAAACTTCGCAATTGATGCAGGTATTAATCCTCTAGAAGAATCAATTGCAATAGAGGGTTCTGACTCACCTTATGTAAATGTAATTGCAGTTCGTTCTGAAGATAAAGATAATGAAGCAATTAAAAAATTGGTAGAAGTATTACGTTCTCAAGAAATCCAAGACTTCATTCTTGAAGAATGGAAAGGTGCAGTAGTACCTGTTTCTGAATAA
- the gltC gene encoding HTH-type transcriptional regulator GltC, with protein sequence MELRQLRYFVEVAEREHISEAAEHLHVAQSAVSRQIANLEDELGTPLFERVGRNVKLTPIGKIFLEHSVSALKAIDFAVKQVEEYLDPAKGTIRIGFPTSLASYVLPTVISAFKREYPDVSFHLRQGSYRYLIDAVKNRELNLAFLGPVPQKDEVLDTMILFSENIHALLPANHPLAKRDKLNLSDLKNEPFVLFPEEYILNKVAVDACRAAGFVPKVTSEGEDLDALKGLVAAGIGITLLPDSSLNDSTPRYTARVPIENPNITRTVGIIYPNNRDMAPSEQVFLNFINSFFSRLTQFR encoded by the coding sequence TTGGAATTAAGGCAATTAAGATACTTTGTCGAAGTTGCTGAGCGGGAGCATATTTCAGAAGCAGCTGAACATCTTCATGTCGCACAGTCAGCTGTTAGTAGGCAAATAGCAAACCTTGAAGATGAGCTTGGAACACCTCTATTTGAACGTGTTGGACGAAATGTCAAGCTTACGCCGATTGGTAAAATTTTTCTAGAGCATTCCGTATCTGCTTTGAAAGCAATTGACTTTGCAGTTAAACAAGTAGAAGAATATTTAGATCCTGCAAAAGGAACAATCAGAATCGGTTTCCCTACGAGTTTAGCTAGCTATGTTTTGCCCACAGTTATCTCAGCGTTTAAAAGAGAGTATCCCGATGTTTCCTTTCATTTACGTCAAGGATCCTATCGGTATTTAATTGATGCTGTTAAAAATAGAGAGTTAAACCTTGCTTTTTTAGGACCGGTTCCACAAAAGGATGAAGTTTTGGATACAATGATTTTGTTTAGTGAAAATATCCATGCACTTCTACCAGCGAATCATCCTTTAGCAAAAAGAGATAAATTAAATTTATCAGACTTAAAAAATGAACCATTTGTTTTATTTCCTGAGGAATACATTTTAAATAAAGTTGCAGTGGATGCATGTAGAGCAGCTGGCTTTGTTCCAAAAGTCACTTCTGAAGGTGAAGATTTGGATGCATTAAAAGGGTTAGTGGCTGCAGGTATTGGTATTACTCTGTTGCCAGATAGTTCTTTAAATGACTCCACACCCCGCTATACAGCAAGAGTACCGATTGAAAATCCAAATATCACGCGCACTGTTGGTATTATTTATCCTAACAATCGTGATATGGCACCATCCGAACAAGTATTTTTGAATTTTATCAATTCCTTTTTCTCACGACTAACTCAATTCCGTTAA
- the gltB gene encoding glutamate synthase [NADPH] small chain translates to MGKPTGFMEYKREKTKEQPPQVRIKSWNEYSTRLSDEALQTQGARCMDCGTPFCHMGIEIRGTAAGCPIQNVIPEWNDLVYKGQWKEALDRLHMTNNFPEFTGRVCPAPCEGSCTLGINEPAVAIKSIERSIIDKGFENNWITPRIPETRTGQKVAVVGSGPAGLAAADQLNQLGHTVTVYERADRVGGLLMYGIPNMKLEKEVIDRRVNLLRQEGIDFVLNTEIGKDITAEELKAQYDAVILCIGAQKQRALRIEGSEAEGVHLAMDYLTGVTKSLLDSNFNDGNAIDVKGKDVIVIGGGDTGADCVATAIRQKCRSVYQFGKHPQLPETRTDDTPWPQDPNVYKLDYAYEEVEAVQGKDPREYCIQTQKIVKDKNGRVKELHTIQMEKILGDDGFYFFKELPGTEKVWPAQYVFVAIGFEGVEKSLPEAFGVNVTNNRIKASLRDFETNVPGVFAAGDARRGQSLVVWAIKEGRAVAANVDAFLATKVK, encoded by the coding sequence ATGGGAAAACCAACAGGATTCATGGAGTATAAAAGGGAAAAAACGAAAGAACAGCCTCCACAAGTTCGTATAAAAAGTTGGAATGAATATTCTACAAGGCTGTCAGATGAAGCATTACAAACGCAAGGTGCTCGTTGTATGGATTGCGGAACACCTTTCTGTCATATGGGAATTGAAATTCGTGGCACTGCTGCAGGTTGCCCAATCCAAAATGTTATCCCGGAATGGAATGATTTAGTCTATAAAGGTCAATGGAAAGAAGCGTTGGATCGTCTTCATATGACAAATAACTTTCCAGAATTCACAGGGCGTGTATGTCCAGCGCCTTGTGAAGGATCTTGTACACTAGGGATTAATGAACCAGCAGTAGCTATAAAGTCTATTGAACGTTCTATTATTGATAAAGGTTTTGAAAATAATTGGATTACACCAAGAATTCCTGAAACTCGTACTGGTCAAAAGGTAGCGGTTGTTGGTTCAGGTCCAGCGGGCTTAGCAGCAGCTGATCAGTTAAATCAACTCGGTCATACTGTAACGGTCTATGAGCGAGCAGATCGAGTTGGAGGACTATTAATGTATGGTATCCCAAATATGAAGTTAGAAAAAGAAGTAATTGACCGCCGAGTTAACTTACTTCGTCAAGAAGGCATTGATTTCGTATTAAATACAGAAATCGGAAAAGATATTACGGCTGAAGAGTTAAAAGCACAATATGATGCAGTTATTTTATGTATCGGTGCTCAAAAGCAACGTGCTCTTCGAATTGAAGGTAGCGAAGCAGAAGGTGTACATCTTGCAATGGATTATTTAACAGGTGTTACAAAAAGCCTATTAGATTCTAATTTTAATGATGGAAATGCGATTGATGTAAAAGGAAAAGATGTCATCGTTATTGGTGGTGGGGATACTGGTGCTGACTGTGTTGCAACAGCTATTCGTCAAAAGTGTCGTTCAGTTTACCAATTTGGTAAACACCCACAATTACCAGAAACTAGAACAGATGATACACCATGGCCACAGGATCCAAACGTGTATAAACTTGATTATGCATATGAAGAAGTTGAAGCTGTTCAAGGAAAAGATCCACGTGAATATTGCATTCAAACACAAAAAATTGTTAAAGATAAAAACGGACGTGTGAAAGAGCTGCATACAATTCAAATGGAAAAAATACTAGGTGATGATGGTTTCTACTTCTTTAAAGAATTACCAGGAACTGAAAAAGTTTGGCCAGCACAATATGTATTTGTTGCCATTGGGTTTGAGGGTGTCGAAAAATCTCTACCAGAAGCATTTGGCGTAAATGTAACAAACAATCGAATCAAAGCTTCTTTAAGAGATTTTGAAACAAATGTTCCAGGAGTATTTGCTGCTGGTGATGCTAGACGAGGACAAAGTCTTGTTGTATGGGCGATTAAAGAAGGTCGCGCAGTAGCAGCAAATGTTGATGCGTTTTTAGCTACAAAAGTTAAATAA